In one Brevibacillus composti genomic region, the following are encoded:
- a CDS encoding MarR family winged helix-turn-helix transcriptional regulator: MSDISRAVQIEELDQAFVDMARYFISHWLLEEDEMISPKQFILLRVLYDKEKSTVSDLATMLRQSNSATTIALNRLVKAGYVNRVRDEQDRRVVWVTVSDKAIPLIERLLCKRRDLMTRLLKSLTDEEVVQFTTYLRKMKQGLQE, translated from the coding sequence GTGAGCGATATCTCTCGCGCAGTTCAGATCGAGGAATTGGATCAGGCTTTTGTCGACATGGCCCGCTATTTCATTAGCCACTGGCTGCTGGAAGAAGACGAGATGATCAGTCCGAAACAGTTTATTCTGCTGCGTGTTCTCTACGACAAAGAGAAAAGCACTGTTTCCGATCTGGCCACGATGCTCAGACAATCAAACAGCGCGACGACGATCGCCCTGAACCGACTGGTGAAGGCCGGGTATGTCAATCGCGTCCGCGATGAGCAAGACCGCCGGGTGGTTTGGGTCACTGTATCAGACAAAGCCATTCCTTTGATCGAACGTCTGCTGTGCAAGCGAAGAGACCTGATGACGAGGCTGCTGAAGAGTTTAACCGACGAGGAAGTCGTGCAATTCACGACGTACTTGCGAAAAATGAAGCAGGGCCTTCAGGAGTAG